A DNA window from Oceanispirochaeta sp. contains the following coding sequences:
- a CDS encoding nucleotidyltransferase, which produces MVSQSLPEDFKEFLRLLNEKKVDYLLIGGYAVGYYGYPRTTADMDIFVAINQNNAKKLKDVFIEFGMISNDLSVDLFLEPGNIVRMGLPPMRIEILNEIDGVDFEACYSNRNIVRIDDIMINLISLPDLKENKRKSNRYKDLDDLEHLK; this is translated from the coding sequence ATGGTGTCTCAATCGCTTCCGGAAGACTTCAAAGAGTTCTTGAGGTTGTTAAACGAGAAAAAAGTTGATTATCTTCTGATAGGCGGGTATGCCGTAGGATACTACGGTTATCCCAGAACGACTGCAGATATGGATATATTTGTTGCCATTAATCAAAATAATGCTAAAAAATTAAAAGATGTATTTATTGAATTCGGTATGATCTCAAATGATCTTTCTGTTGATTTATTTTTGGAACCTGGAAATATTGTCAGAATGGGACTCCCTCCAATGCGGATTGAAATCCTGAACGAAATTGATGGTGTTGATTTCGAAGCATGTTATTCAAACAGGAATATTGTTAGGATTGACGATATTATGATCAATCTCATTTCCCTACCAGATCTTAAAGAAAACAAGAGAAAATCAAATAGATATAAAGATTTGGATGATCTTGAGCATCTAAAATAA